The following proteins come from a genomic window of Pectobacterium actinidiae:
- the rplK gene encoding 50S ribosomal protein L11 has protein sequence MAKKVQAYVKLQVAAGMANPSPPVGPALGQQGVNIMEFCKAFNAKTESIEKGLPTPVVITVYSDRSFTFVTKTPPAAVLLKKAAGIKSGSGKPNKDKVGKVTSAQVREIAETKAADMTGSDVDAMARSIAGTARSMGLVVED, from the coding sequence ATGGCCAAGAAAGTACAAGCCTACGTCAAGCTGCAAGTTGCAGCTGGTATGGCTAACCCGAGCCCACCAGTAGGTCCGGCTCTGGGTCAGCAAGGTGTTAACATCATGGAATTCTGTAAGGCGTTCAATGCTAAAACTGAAAGCATTGAGAAAGGCCTGCCGACTCCGGTTGTTATTACCGTTTATTCTGACCGTTCTTTCACCTTCGTTACCAAAACGCCTCCAGCAGCTGTTCTGCTGAAGAAAGCGGCTGGTATCAAGTCTGGTTCTGGCAAGCCGAACAAAGACAAAGTAGGTAAAGTAACGAGCGCTCAGGTTCGTGAAATCGCAGAAACTAAAGCTGCGGACATGACTGGTTCTGATGTAGACGCCATGGCGCGCTCTATTGCAGGTACCGCTCGTTCCATGGGCCTGGTAGTGGAGGATTAA
- the rplJ gene encoding 50S ribosomal protein L10: MALNLQDKQAIVAEVSEVAKGALSAVVADSRGVTVDKMTELRKAAREAGVYMRVVRNTLLRRVVEGTQFECLKDTFVGPTLIAYSLEHPGAAARLFKEFAKANAKFEVKAAAFEGELIPAAQIDRLATLPTYEEALARLMSTMKEAAAGKLVRTLAAVRDAKEAA, translated from the coding sequence ATGGCATTAAATCTTCAAGACAAACAAGCGATTGTTGCTGAAGTCAGCGAAGTAGCCAAAGGTGCGCTGTCTGCGGTTGTTGCGGATTCCCGTGGCGTGACCGTTGATAAAATGACCGAACTGCGTAAAGCAGCGCGTGAAGCTGGCGTTTACATGCGTGTTGTTCGCAACACTCTGCTGCGCCGCGTCGTTGAAGGCACTCAATTTGAATGCCTGAAAGACACGTTTGTTGGTCCGACCCTGATTGCATATTCTCTGGAACACCCGGGCGCTGCTGCTCGTCTGTTCAAAGAGTTCGCGAAAGCGAATGCAAAATTTGAGGTCAAAGCTGCAGCCTTTGAAGGTGAGCTGATCCCGGCGGCTCAAATTGACCGTCTGGCAACGCTGCCGACTTACGAAGAAGCACTGGCACGTCTGATGTCGACCATGAAAGAAGCCGCTGCCGGCAAACTGGTCCGCACTCTGGCTGCTGTTCGCGATGCAAAAGAAGCTGCGTAA
- the rplA gene encoding 50S ribosomal protein L1 has translation MAKLTKRMRVIRDKVDVTKQYDINEAVALLKELATAKFVESVDVAVNLGIDARKSDQNVRGATVLPHGTGRSVRVAVFTQGANAEAAKAAGAEFVGMEDLADQIKKGEMGFDVVIASPDAMRVVGQLGQVLGPRGLMPNPKVGTVTPNVAEAVNNAKAGQVRYRNDKNGIIHTTIGKVDFDSNKLKENLESLLIALKKAKPSQAKGVYIKKVSLSTTMGAGVAIDQSGLNAAAN, from the coding sequence ATGGCTAAGCTGACCAAGCGCATGCGCGTGATCCGTGACAAAGTTGATGTAACTAAACAGTATGACATCAACGAAGCTGTTGCTCTGCTCAAAGAGCTGGCCACTGCTAAGTTCGTAGAAAGTGTAGACGTAGCTGTTAACCTCGGCATTGATGCACGTAAATCTGACCAAAACGTTCGCGGCGCAACCGTTCTGCCTCACGGCACCGGTCGTTCTGTTCGCGTAGCTGTCTTCACCCAAGGTGCAAACGCTGAAGCTGCTAAAGCAGCTGGCGCTGAATTCGTTGGCATGGAAGATCTGGCTGATCAGATTAAGAAAGGCGAAATGGGCTTTGACGTTGTTATTGCTTCTCCAGATGCAATGCGCGTTGTTGGCCAATTGGGCCAGGTTCTGGGTCCACGTGGCCTGATGCCAAACCCGAAAGTGGGTACTGTAACGCCTAACGTTGCTGAAGCTGTTAACAATGCTAAAGCAGGCCAGGTTCGTTACCGTAATGACAAGAACGGCATCATCCATACCACTATCGGTAAGGTTGATTTCGATTCTAACAAATTGAAAGAAAACCTGGAGTCTCTGCTGATTGCGCTGAAAAAAGCAAAACCATCTCAGGCGAAAGGCGTGTACATCAAGAAAGTTAGTCTGTCTACCACTATGGGCGCTGGCGTTGCCATCGACCAGAGCGGTCTGAACGCTGCTGCTAACTAA
- the tuf gene encoding elongation factor Tu: MSKEKFERTKPHVNVGTIGHVDHGKTTLTAAITTVLAKTYGGSARAFDQIDNAPEEKARGITINTSHVEYDTPSRHYAHVDCPGHADYVKNMITGAAQMDGAILVVAATDGPMPQTREHILLGRQVGVPFIIVFLNKCDMVDDEELLELVEMEVRELLSQYDFPGDDTPVVRGSALKALEGEAEWEAKIIELAEHLDSYIPEPERAIDKPFLLPIEDVFSISGRGTVVTGRVERGIVKVGEEVEIVGIKDTAKSTCTGVEMFRKLLDEGRAGENVGVLLRGIKREEIERGQVLAKPGSIKPHTQFESEVYILSKDEGGRHTPFFKGYRPQFYFRTTDVTGTIELPEGVEMVMPGDNIKMVVTLIHPIAMDDGLRFAIREGGRTVGAGVVAKVIA, from the coding sequence ATGTCTAAAGAAAAATTTGAACGTACAAAACCGCACGTTAACGTCGGTACTATCGGCCACGTTGACCATGGTAAAACAACGCTGACCGCTGCAATCACTACCGTTCTGGCTAAAACCTACGGTGGTAGCGCACGTGCATTCGACCAGATCGATAACGCACCAGAAGAAAAAGCACGTGGTATCACCATCAACACGTCTCACGTTGAATACGATACCCCGTCTCGCCACTACGCGCACGTAGACTGCCCGGGACACGCCGACTATGTGAAAAACATGATCACTGGTGCTGCCCAGATGGACGGCGCGATCCTGGTTGTTGCTGCGACTGACGGCCCAATGCCTCAGACTCGTGAGCACATCCTGCTGGGTCGTCAGGTTGGCGTTCCTTTCATCATCGTGTTCCTGAACAAATGTGACATGGTTGATGACGAAGAGCTGCTGGAACTGGTTGAGATGGAAGTGCGTGAGCTGCTGTCTCAATACGATTTCCCAGGCGACGATACGCCAGTGGTACGTGGTTCTGCTCTGAAAGCGCTGGAAGGCGAAGCTGAGTGGGAAGCAAAAATCATCGAACTGGCAGAGCACCTGGATTCTTATATCCCAGAACCAGAGCGTGCAATCGACAAGCCGTTCCTGCTGCCAATCGAAGACGTATTCTCCATCTCCGGTCGTGGTACCGTTGTTACCGGTCGTGTAGAGCGCGGTATCGTTAAAGTGGGTGAAGAAGTTGAAATCGTTGGTATCAAAGATACGGCGAAATCTACCTGTACTGGCGTAGAAATGTTCCGCAAACTGCTGGACGAAGGTCGTGCAGGCGAGAACGTAGGTGTTCTGCTGCGTGGTATCAAGCGTGAAGAAATCGAGCGTGGTCAGGTACTGGCTAAGCCGGGTTCAATCAAGCCGCACACTCAGTTCGAATCCGAAGTGTATATCCTGAGCAAAGATGAAGGCGGCCGTCATACTCCGTTCTTCAAAGGCTACCGTCCTCAGTTCTACTTCCGTACGACTGACGTAACGGGCACCATCGAACTGCCAGAAGGCGTAGAGATGGTAATGCCGGGCGACAACATCAAAATGGTTGTGACCCTGATCCACCCAATCGCGATGGACGATGGTTTGCGTTTTGCAATCCGTGAAGGCGGCCGTACAGTAGGCGCGGGCGTTGTTGCTAAAGTTATCGCTTAA
- the secE gene encoding preprotein translocase subunit SecE yields the protein MSANTEAQDSGRGLEVIKWLVVGALLVVAIVGNYYYREFSLPLRALAVVILIAAAGGVALLTTKGKATVAFAREARTEVRKVIWPTRQETLHTTLIVAAVTAVMSLILWGLDGILVRLVSFITGLRF from the coding sequence ATGAGTGCGAATACCGAAGCTCAGGATAGTGGGCGTGGCCTGGAAGTGATTAAGTGGCTAGTAGTAGGTGCCTTGCTGGTCGTTGCGATTGTTGGCAATTATTATTATCGCGAATTTAGTCTTCCTCTGCGTGCATTGGCCGTTGTTATCCTGATCGCCGCAGCCGGTGGTGTGGCACTGCTGACCACGAAAGGCAAAGCAACCGTAGCGTTTGCTCGCGAAGCGCGTACCGAAGTGCGCAAAGTAATTTGGCCGACTCGTCAGGAAACGTTACACACCACGTTAATCGTTGCCGCGGTGACAGCCGTGATGTCACTGATTTTGTGGGGACTGGATGGTATTCTGGTCCGTCTGGTATCGTTTATCACTGGCCTGAGGTTCTAA
- the nusG gene encoding transcription termination/antitermination protein NusG, whose amino-acid sequence MSEAPKKRWYVVQAFSGFEGRVAQSLREHIKLHNMEELFGEVMVPTEEVVEIRGGQRRKSERKFFPGYVLVQMVMEDASWHLVRSVPRVMGFIGGTSDRPAPISDKEVDAIMNRLQQVGDKPRPKTLFEPGEMVRVNDGPFADFNGVVEEVDYEKSRLKVSVSIFGRATPVELDFAQVEKG is encoded by the coding sequence ATGTCTGAAGCTCCAAAAAAACGTTGGTACGTCGTTCAGGCGTTTTCTGGTTTTGAAGGTCGCGTAGCACAATCACTGCGTGAGCATATCAAACTCCATAATATGGAAGAATTGTTTGGCGAAGTCATGGTTCCTACTGAAGAAGTCGTCGAGATCCGTGGTGGCCAGCGTCGCAAGAGCGAACGTAAATTTTTCCCAGGTTATGTTTTGGTACAGATGGTGATGGAAGATGCTAGTTGGCATCTTGTGCGCAGCGTACCTCGTGTTATGGGATTCATTGGCGGCACATCTGACCGTCCTGCTCCAATCAGTGACAAAGAAGTGGATGCGATCATGAATCGTCTCCAGCAGGTTGGTGACAAGCCTCGTCCGAAAACGCTGTTTGAACCGGGTGAAATGGTTCGCGTCAACGATGGTCCATTTGCTGACTTCAACGGTGTTGTCGAAGAAGTTGACTATGAGAAGAGCCGCCTGAAGGTGTCTGTCTCTATATTTGGTCGTGCAACTCCTGTTGAGCTGGACTTTGCTCAGGTCGAAAAAGGCTAA
- the rplL gene encoding 50S ribosomal protein L7/L12, which yields MSITKDQILEAVAAMSVMDVVELVSAMEEKFGVSAAAAVAVAAGPAEVAEEKTEFDVVLKAIGANKVAVIKAVRGATGLGLKEAKDLVESAPAVLKEGVSKDDAEALKKSLEEAGAEVEVK from the coding sequence ATGTCTATCACTAAAGATCAAATTCTGGAAGCAGTAGCAGCTATGTCTGTAATGGATGTTGTTGAACTGGTTTCCGCTATGGAAGAAAAATTCGGTGTTTCTGCTGCTGCTGCTGTAGCTGTTGCTGCTGGCCCAGCTGAAGTTGCTGAAGAAAAAACTGAGTTCGACGTTGTGCTGAAAGCTATCGGCGCTAACAAAGTTGCTGTAATCAAAGCTGTTCGCGGCGCAACTGGTCTGGGCCTGAAAGAAGCCAAAGATCTGGTTGAATCTGCACCAGCAGTTCTGAAAGAAGGCGTGAGCAAAGATGACGCTGAAGCACTGAAAAAATCACTGGAAGAAGCTGGCGCTGAAGTTGAAGTTAAATAA